A stretch of DNA from Alkalidesulfovibrio alkalitolerans DSM 16529:
TCATGCTCATCTTCTTCCGCACCATGGGCTGGTCCAAGAGCTACTTCGACCTGGTCAACTTCCGGGTTCTGGACGGCAAGCGCGGCGGCGAGCAGCCCATCTCCGAGGCCACGGTGCAGATCAGGGTCAAGGGCCGCATCGTGCACACCGCCGCCGACGGCGCGGGACCGGTGAACGCCCTGGACAACGCCCTGCGCAAGGCGCTGTGCGACGCCTATCCGCACCTGAACGAGATGAAGCTCATGGATTTCAAGGTCCGCGTGCTTTCGGGATACATCCGCGACACCGGCGGCACGGCCTCCAACGTCCGGGTGCTCATCGAATCCGGCGACAAGACCGAGAAGTGGACCACCGTGGGCCTCTCGCACAACATCATCGCGGCGAGCTGGCAGGCCCTGGTGGACTCCTTCGTCTACAAGCTGTTCAAGGATGATCCTCAGAAGTGGCCGCAGAAGACGGATCTGTAAGGGTCACTGAAAATCGAGGAAACGAAGGCCTGACGCCCCGCTTCCCGAAGAGCGGGCTTCAGGCCTTCATCTTTTCCAGGGCCTCGGTGCTTCCGAGCACGACCATGACGTCGCCCCTGGCGAAGAGCATATCCGCGCGAGGCACATAGGTGTAGGCGCTCTCGCCGTGTCGCCTTACAGCCACGACCTGCGCGCCGTGAACATTGGTCATGTCCAGGTCGCGCAGGGTCTTTCCCGCCCATTTGTCGATCGTGATCTCGCGCAGGGCCATGCCCGCATCGAACGGTAGGCAGGCCATGAGCCCCGGCGTGACGAGACTGTGGGCGAGTTGCGTGGCTGCGAAATGCTCGGGCAGGATGACCCGGTCCACGCCGATGCGGTCCAGAAGTTTATGATGGTCCTGGCTGACGGCCTTGACCCAGACCTGGGCCGCGCCGAGCTCCTTCAGATAGAGCGAGATCATGGCGCTGGCCTCGATGGACTGCCCCACGCTGACCATGACCACGCCGAAATCCGCGAAGTTGAGCTGTTCGAGAACCTTCCGGTCCATGGCGTCGCCCTGGTACACCTGCGTCAAAACGTCCTGGGCGTTGCGGACGTGCTCGGGAACCGAATCGAGCCCCACGACCTCCTGCCGCAGATCCATGAGCGCCTGGGCGAAGGACAGGCCGAACTTGCCAAGCCCGATGACGCCAACGCTTATCTTGCGCATGAGAGAACCTCCATCTAACCGATGAGCATGCCTTCCTCGGGCCAGGAATACCTCGACCGTTCGTGCAGCCTGGTCAAGACCGTGAGAAACACGATGGGCCCCAGACGCCCCACGAACATGAGCACCGTGATCACGATTCTTCCGGAATCGCTCAGGTTCGGCGTGAGCCCCATGGAGAGGCCGACCGTGCCGAAGGCCGAAACGGCCTCGAAAAGGATTTCGAGAAAGAGTCCCCGCGCCTGGGGATGCGGCACGCCTCCGGCTTCGCTCACCAGGAGCCAGAGCGTGGCCGCGCCGATGATCGCCACGGCGAACAGGAAGAGCGTCACCGCACGCCCGAGCGTCTCCTGATCCACGGCGAAACGTCCCACGACAGGCTGCTGCCGACCGGCAAGCTTGGCGACGGCAAAGGCCCACAGCACCCGGAAGGTCGTGGTCTTCACGCCTCCGGCGCAACTGCCGGGCGAACCTCCGATGAACATGAGCATGATCATGACCAACAGGGTGATCGTGGTCAGCCCGCCAATGTCCACGGTGTTGAACCCGGCCGTACGGCAGGTCACGCTCTGGAACAGCGCTGCCAGCACTCCTTCGGAGAACGAGAAATCACCCTGCACTCCCGCGACTTCGGCCAGAAGAAAGACCGCAGCACCGCCGAAAACGAGCAAACCGCTGACGGAGAGCACCGTCCGCGCATACCAGGACAGACGCTGTCTCTTTCTCTTGCCGATGACGTTGCGCACCCATTCCTCAAGTTCGACGATCACCGAAAAGCCGATGCCGCCGACGACAATCAGAAGCATGACTACGGCATTGACTCCGGCGTGCCCCTGCCAGTGCACGAGGCTGTCGCTTTGCAGCGCGAATCCGGCATTGCAAAAGGCTGAGACGGCATGGAAAACGGCCGACCACGGATGAAATCCCCTCGGGTCGAAAAGCCACAAGGCCAGAGCGCCGAGCGTTTCGAGGATCAGGACCCACAGCACGATGTGAACCAGAAACCTGCCGAGGCTGAAGGATGCGTCGTGCAGAAGGCTCTGCCCCACGGCCAGACGGTCGGTGAGCGTCACCTTCCGCCGCCACAGATAGAAGACGAGACTCGTGTAGGTCATCACGCCCAGGCCGCCCAACTGGAACATGGTCAGGATCACGGCCTGGCCGAAGACGCTGAAATGGGTTCCCGTATCCACGACCACGAGACCCGTGACGCAGGTGGCCGAGGTGGCCGTGAACAGCGCGTCGATGAAGGACAATTCCGTGCCGTTCAGGCTCATCGGCTGAGTAAGCAGCATGGCCCCCGCGATGATGGTCGCGAGAAAAAAATAGACGGGAAATACGTAGGGACTGGCAAGGGGAGTCAGGCGCATGAAAATTCCCGAGAAAAGATCAGGACTCGAACGCGGGGATGCCGATGATCTCGTCGTCGATGCGGTCGGGGTCCTCGGCGTGCATGCGGATGAGGTTGCGCAGATGCCCGAAGCTCTCGGGGTCCATCTCCAGGAACTCCACAGCCGTCTCGCACGGGTTCACGCGCACCACGCGGCTCTGGACGCGGATGGTCACGCTGCCCGAAAGGGCGATGCGCACCACGCAGTCCTTTCCTTCGACCAGACGCGGATCGGGATTGCACGACAATCCCTTGAGGCTCAGGTTGTTCAGGCGGACGGGCACGTCGCGGCCGTCGAGGCTGACGACCGCCCCGAACATGAGCGCCACGCGCGTTCTGGTGCGTTTTTCACCGTTCATCGCAACTCCCTATAAAAAAATGATATCACGATTGCGCATGGCCGTCATCCGAAAGCAGTTCCGTGAAGAAGCCGGCCACGAGCCCGGCCACGAGCTCCCGCGTCTCGCAATGTGTGGTCACCAGATGGTGTCCGGTGACGCGCTCCTCGATGGGCAGCCAGACCAGCCGCTTCACCGCCGAGCTTGTCTCGCGGCGGATGGCGAAGGCGTCGCGCGCGTTGACCGTGGTGTCGGTGGGGCACTGGGCCACGAGGAGCGGCACGCGCACCGATCCGAGGTTGCGCCGCAGGTCGGCCAGCCCGTGCATGAGCGAATGCAGGGCGTTCAGGGGCGTGCCGCCTTCGTAACCCTCCCAGGGGGCGATGGCCAGGGATTCGCGGGTCTTGGGCGGAACCGGCCAGATGGGGCGGACGTGCCGCATCAGGCCCACGAACGGCAGCCTCGGGTCCTTGGCGATGAAGGGCATGAGCCGATACAGCCTGAGCGGCGCGGCCAGGCAGGCGATGCCCGCCGGGGACCGCTCGCGTCCCAGTTGCAGGCACAGGCTGCCGCCCATGGAGAGTCCGGCCGCGAACACCGGGCCGCCCAAGGCGGCCAGACGGTCGAAGGCCTCGCGGGCGGACCGGCTCCAGTCGGCCCAGGTGGCCCGGTCGCACTCGGCGAGTGTGGTCCCGTGTCCGGGCAGAAGCGGCGTTTCGACCGCGAATCCCCGCTCGCGCAGCGCGCGGGCAAGGGGGGCCACCTCGAAGGGGGTGCCAGTAAAACCGTGCAACAACAGGCAGGCGGGACGAATGGCGTTCGACATGCAGGCCCTCTACTTCATTTTCCCGCGCAAATCATCTAGCGTGGGTTCCGGAGGATGATATGGACATCGCCTGCGATCTGCTGGTGCTGGCCGACGTCGTGGTCACCCAGGACGACGAGCGCCGCGTGATTCACGACGGGGCCGTGGCCATCCATGGCGACACCATCACCGCCGTGGGGACGCGCGCCGAGATCGAGCCCCTGGCCAACGCCGACCGTGTGCTCGACCTGGGCGCGGCCATGCTCCTGCCCGGTCTGGTCAACGCTCACAGCCATGTGGCCATGAGCCTTTTTCGCGGCCTGGCCGACGACCTGCCGCTCATGGAGTGGCTCTCGGATCACATCTGGCCCGTGGAGAAGCGGCTCACGCCGCGCATGGTCCATCTGGGGGCGCTTTTGGCCTGCGCCGAGATGATCGCCTCGGGCACGACCTGCTTTTCGGACATGTACCTCCTCGAACACGAGGTGGCCGCAGCGGCCGAGGCCACGGGCATGCGGGCGGTGGTCGCCGAGGGAGTGATCACCACGCCCACCATGACCTACGCCACGCCCGAGGAGGGCTATGCCCTGATCGAAAGGCTGCACCGCCGCTACGACGGCCATCCGCTCGTCTCCACGGCGGTCATGGCCCACGCGGTCTACACCACGAGTCCGACCATGCTTAAGGACAGCTTCGCCCTGGCCGGCCGCCTGGACGCGCCGTTCATGCTCCACGCGGCGGAATCCGCGGAAGAAACGAGACAGTGCGTGGAAGCCTTCGGCATGCGGCCCATCGCCCATCTCGAATCCCTCGGGCTGCTTTCCCCTCGCACCACGCTGTTCCACTGCGTGGACGTCACCATGGATGAAATCGCCCTTTTGGCCGAACGGGGAACCGCCGTTGTCCACTGTCCAGAGAGTAACATGAAACTCGGCAACGGTTTCGCGCCCGTGCAGAAGATGCTCGACGCGGGCGTGCGTGTGGGCCTTGGCACGGACGGCGCGGCCAGCAACAACGACCTTTCCATGTTTCGAGAGATGGGCTCGGCCGCCAGAATCCAGAAAGCCTACCGGGGCGATCCTTCGGTGCTCAACGAAAAATCCGTCCTGGACATGGCTACGATCGGTTCGGCGCACGCTCTGCGCCTGCCGGGACTGGGCCGCATCGCGGCGGGATTTCGGGCCGACATGTGCGCCCTGGATATGTCGTGCCCGAACCTCATGCCGCTGCACGATCCCGTTTCGCA
This window harbors:
- a CDS encoding potassium channel family protein, producing MRKISVGVIGLGKFGLSFAQALMDLRQEVVGLDSVPEHVRNAQDVLTQVYQGDAMDRKVLEQLNFADFGVVMVSVGQSIEASAMISLYLKELGAAQVWVKAVSQDHHKLLDRIGVDRVILPEHFAATQLAHSLVTPGLMACLPFDAGMALREITIDKWAGKTLRDLDMTNVHGAQVVAVRRHGESAYTYVPRADMLFARGDVMVVLGSTEALEKMKA
- a CDS encoding TrkH family potassium uptake protein; translated protein: MRLTPLASPYVFPVYFFLATIIAGAMLLTQPMSLNGTELSFIDALFTATSATCVTGLVVVDTGTHFSVFGQAVILTMFQLGGLGVMTYTSLVFYLWRRKVTLTDRLAVGQSLLHDASFSLGRFLVHIVLWVLILETLGALALWLFDPRGFHPWSAVFHAVSAFCNAGFALQSDSLVHWQGHAGVNAVVMLLIVVGGIGFSVIVELEEWVRNVIGKRKRQRLSWYARTVLSVSGLLVFGGAAVFLLAEVAGVQGDFSFSEGVLAALFQSVTCRTAGFNTVDIGGLTTITLLVMIMLMFIGGSPGSCAGGVKTTTFRVLWAFAVAKLAGRQQPVVGRFAVDQETLGRAVTLFLFAVAIIGAATLWLLVSEAGGVPHPQARGLFLEILFEAVSAFGTVGLSMGLTPNLSDSGRIVITVLMFVGRLGPIVFLTVLTRLHERSRYSWPEEGMLIG
- a CDS encoding PilZ domain-containing protein gives rise to the protein MNGEKRTRTRVALMFGAVVSLDGRDVPVRLNNLSLKGLSCNPDPRLVEGKDCVVRIALSGSVTIRVQSRVVRVNPCETAVEFLEMDPESFGHLRNLIRMHAEDPDRIDDEIIGIPAFES
- a CDS encoding alpha/beta hydrolase produces the protein MSNAIRPACLLLHGFTGTPFEVAPLARALRERGFAVETPLLPGHGTTLAECDRATWADWSRSAREAFDRLAALGGPVFAAGLSMGGSLCLQLGRERSPAGIACLAAPLRLYRLMPFIAKDPRLPFVGLMRHVRPIWPVPPKTRESLAIAPWEGYEGGTPLNALHSLMHGLADLRRNLGSVRVPLLVAQCPTDTTVNARDAFAIRRETSSAVKRLVWLPIEERVTGHHLVTTHCETRELVAGLVAGFFTELLSDDGHAQS
- a CDS encoding amidohydrolase, giving the protein MDIACDLLVLADVVVTQDDERRVIHDGAVAIHGDTITAVGTRAEIEPLANADRVLDLGAAMLLPGLVNAHSHVAMSLFRGLADDLPLMEWLSDHIWPVEKRLTPRMVHLGALLACAEMIASGTTCFSDMYLLEHEVAAAAEATGMRAVVAEGVITTPTMTYATPEEGYALIERLHRRYDGHPLVSTAVMAHAVYTTSPTMLKDSFALAGRLDAPFMLHAAESAEETRQCVEAFGMRPIAHLESLGLLSPRTTLFHCVDVTMDEIALLAERGTAVVHCPESNMKLGNGFAPVQKMLDAGVRVGLGTDGAASNNDLSMFREMGSAARIQKAYRGDPSVLNEKSVLDMATIGSAHALRLPGLGRIAAGFRADMCALDMSCPNLMPLHDPVSQAVYAATGGEVRLTMVNGRVLYMDGRFLALDHEALVEEARDVAAWVAEGGIC